A stretch of DNA from Ranitomeya variabilis isolate aRanVar5 chromosome 1, aRanVar5.hap1, whole genome shotgun sequence:
TAGCACCCCGGGGTAGCATACATGAATACACACCATTGTCCAACCTCCTGATGACATGGtttctacagtgaaacatggtggacatTTACTATGTGTTTTGATTTTAACATTCATTATATTTGCTATATTATTCATGAATAGTACCCAAGCGTGTAGTTTGAGAGATGTATTAAATCTATTGGATAGTAATCTATCTCCGAGGTGTGATCCATGAATAGTATTGCAAATAATGAATGTTAAAATTTAAACACATAGCATATGACCCCCCAACATGTTTCTCTAATGAAACAGCATCTTCAGGGGATGGGAAAATAGTCTATATTGATAGATGGTGCCATCCCACAGTTTTAGAATTAGATTACTATACCATAAATTTATTACAATTACATATAATCAATTATGAATTTATTTTAATGGGAACCTCATAATATAATTTCTAAATTAAtttaatataagatatattttattAACCTGTTAAGGGAGGGGCTATTCAGTGGGACTTTGCCCCATAGGTGTTTGCATATATAAATGTACCCTCCTGATTGATTTGTCTAAAATAGTGTATACAAGTAAATAACTCAAACTTGATCTATGACTCAAAAATGGATAAGTCACCATGATTGTTTTTGCAGACACATTGACCGCATAAACATGTTCATCTGAATTTAATGGGTAGATTTGCTAGCCATAAAAATCACAGATGGAACATGTACATGATTCgaggacatgtgaatgaggccctattctgttataaaataaaaaaaagaaaacatcctCATAGTATGAAACTGAACAATCAAACAAATTATTTATGCATTGACTGAAATTATTCAGTGCGGGGCCAGAGGAGTTAGCATCATGTCTGAACCCCCTAATAATGACAAACACTGTTCTTGTCTTACAGAAAAGAAGATGTGTGCAGCATTTATGTTGATGATCTTCTTGTATATGGCTGTTAGCACCAAAGGAGTAAGCAATCAGTGTGACAAAATAGATGGTACAACACTCATTTGGTCAAATTGTAACAGTTATTCAATTGTAACTTTAAACAATAAAGGCATCAATGAAATCGAAACAAACAGGGAAAGCTATTATGGCAATGTCTCAACACTGGATCTCTCCAATAATAAAATTAAAGTTCTTCCTGATGGATTTTTATCTAATGCCATTAATTTAAAAGTAGTTCATCTACAAAACAATAGCTTGGAAGGTTTGCCAGAAACATTTCTCAAAAATTCATCTAACCTGCAAGTTCTTAGTCTTGAAGGTAATCAACTATCTACAATTCCTGAAAGCATTTTCCATGATACTCTTCATAACCTGACTGTAGACTGCAAGTGTAATTTGGTCAATAACTTAATGGAGAAAATAAACAGTGTTCCAAACCTTAAAGCCTATTGCAAATTGTCTTCAGAGAGGGCTAACCCACTGGTCTTCTATGAAGAAAACTGTCGCATACAATATGTGGCCCTGTACATTGTTTTACCAATATTGGTAATAGCTTTGATTGCTGGAGGAGTGGCTCTGTATATGTGGAAGAGGAAGACAAGTTCATCAACTCTACAAAGCAAAAGTGCTGCAAACATGTCACCTGTTCATGGGCAACCACGCTACATGTCAACGAATATGGAAACTACTGCAACAACTGTACAGCCAGGCCAGAAACAAGATTATGAAAATGTTTTTGTTGGTTACTTGCCAACCACTGAAACAAAACCTTATGGCTATGGAAAAAATGAGCATAAAACAGGCACTCACAGGTAGGTTTTGATTTAATCTCTGAAACTTATGCTATTCCCATCAGGCCATCTTTTGTAAATTCACTCTACTAAGGTACAACGTATTTGGAAATCACAGCACGGGACCACCAAAGAGAAAACACTATAAAAGAACTAAGTACAATCATATATTACATGTAGGAATTGCAGACTTTTTAAAAGGACACCATGTAATACGGTAAATAGGCCACACTCTGTCTCTGGTATCCTTGATGGTGGGTGTGATGAAGTTTCTGTCCACTGATGAGACAGTTTATTGGCTTACCACATTTGCttgtaacaatacaataattaaatggTTAGTCCTGTATCACTGCACACCTGGATATATTGTGCACATGTCCCATTGTAATAAACACTTCATTAGAATTGGAAAATCAGGCTCATGTCCGGGGAGGTATCAGTAGGCATCCCTTAATCTGCCACACTCACGTCTCAATGCAAAAGTGAAAGAGGCAGGACTAATCCCAACAAGGCATAGCACTTGGAAAATAAGGGCATGCCAGCCAAAAAATGCATTGGCATAACATATTAACATTACAACAATGTCCAGATAGCTAGGTAGCTTCTTTTATGTAATGTATATGTATATTAAAATCTATTTATCTAcatctctggcaaaaataaagagattacgaccacatcaaaaccctgtcatgggcagcccaatctccagacctgaacctcattgaaaacctctggaatgtaaacaggaggatgatggatagtcaccagccatcaagcaaagaagaactgcttacatttttgtgccagaagcagtgtgaaagtctgatggaaagcatgccaagacgcatgaaagctgtgattaaaaatcatagttattccacaaaatattaatttctgaactcttcctgagttaaaacatgagtattgttgtttctaaattattatgagctagttttctttgcattatttgaggtctgaaagtacagttttttttattttgaacatttttctttgtcaaaaaaaaacaactaaatttattgcttggaaattcggagacatgtaaaaaacactttacattttactgaaaaatatacctataaagagaaaaatcagataaactgaacattttgctgtggtctcttaatttttgccagagctgtgcatgtacacataagtatatacagtatatatatatatatatatatatatatatatatatatatatacatatatgtatatactgtatatatactgtgtgtatatatatatatatacatatactgtatgtgtgtgtgtatatatatatatatacactcaccggccactttattaggtacaccatgctagtaacgggttggacccccttttgccttcagaactgcctcaattcttcgtggcatagattcaacaaggtgctggaagcattcctcagagattttggtccatattgacatgatggcatcacacagttgccgcagatttgtcggctgcacatcccaaagatgctccatacaaggcaggatggatccatgctttcatgttgtttacaccaaattctgaccctaccatccgaatgtcgcagcagaaatcgagactcatcagaccaagcaacgtttttccaatcttctactgtccaatttcgatgagcttgtacaaattgtagcctcagtttcctgttcttagctgaaaggagtggtacccggtgtggtcttctgctgctgtagcccatctgcctcaaagttcgacgcactgtgcgttcagagatgctcttaggcctaccttggttgtaacgggtggcgatttgagtcactgttgcctttctatcagctcgaaccagtctgcccattctcctctgacctctggcatcaacaaggcatttccgcccacagaactgccgctcactggattttttttctttttcggaccattctctgtaaaccctagaaatggttgtgcgtgaaaatcccagtagatcagcagtttctgaaatactcagaccagcccttctggcaccaacaaccatgccacgttcaaaggcactcaaatcacctttcttccccatactgatgctcggtttgaactgcaggagattgtcttgaccatgtctacatgcctaaatgcactgagttgccgccatgtgattggctgattagaaattaagtgttaacaagaagttggacaggtgtacctaataaagtggccggtgagtgtatatatatatatatatatatatatatatatatatagtatttatatAAAGGATTGAAAATCATTTTGGCAGTAACATAAGGAAAAACTGCAGGAGGGAGCTACCGAGCTACCAATTATGAAATTGTAATGTACGTACATATTGTGACAGAATACGCTAATGGATGTTTTTCGGAAAGACACTTCATTTGACAATAATTCTTTACATGGGATTACCACTCCAAATATATTCTAGATATGATTAGCAAATGCTCATGATCAACTTTAATATTGTTCTTTTTTCATCAGCAGCAAACCTACAACAGAAGGCAAAATACATCTGGAAAGTGACGTCTATGAGGGTGACCAGCCTATTTACACAAATACCCAGGGGATTTATTATAATTACACAGAACCAAGACTAAGGAATAGCAACAGCAAAGAAGAAGAAGATGTGTACATATTACCAGATCAGTAAAGGAAAAGTTGTCTTTAAAAGACAGCATGTACAGTGTGTCAAGAATTATGTTGCAGCAATTATATACTTGTCTTGTTGTTATGACATTTGTGACCTATGCTAATAAATTACTATTCCTCCTGAATGGTCCTAATGACATCACTAAGAAGCTACTGTTAATTTTATATAATCTTTATGCATTTGTCGCACAAAGTGCAAATTGTAAGACCAACATTCAATCATTTCTTTGATATTAAACATCAACTATGTAATGTTTGTATAAAGTAGAAAAAGGAAGTTTTTCCTGATGGGTTACCATTTATAACTCATGTAACTATCATTTTGAATTGTTTTAGAGGGATTTTCCGCAATGAAAAGAGAGGTCTGTTTGGCTACAGACTGCTGAATTGCACAAGTTAcaatagagtgactgcagaattaTCATCCTGGAAAACTTTAAAATCATCAGAATCAGGATGATTCTAAAGGCAACTCTGAACAGATAACTTCCAACTTAGCAACAGCAAACAAATAGAAGGAAGTTCAGCATATCCATCCATCAGAAAtatttagagggaacctgtcacccccccccaggcgtttgtaactaaaagagccactttgtgcagcactaatgctgcattctgacaaggtggctcttttagttcttgttcctggtaCTGCTGCaataattgtttaaaaaatttGACCCTCATACCTTGAAAATCGTGTCCATATGTGctactgtgtgtggggtgcataACACTTACTTATGGTCCATAAGCCTCCACTGGCGTCATCTTCCAGAACCTTTGCAGAAAACAATCTAGGGGACACTGAATTCGGTAAAACAATCATACTTTTACTTGTCAGTTTACAGTCATTACAATGAAACATATAGGATAGGGCCCAATGGGTTACAGTATTTCCCACAGGTACCAGACATACCCTCAGCCCTAATTCTCATTATGGGTAGAGAATCACTCATACTAACCTCTCTAGCACTAGAAATTATTCTCCAACACAAGCAGCACACCCAGATTAAATTACCTCCAGCCTCTGAGAGTTTGAGTCCATCTTTTCCTGAAGCACTGCAGGCTTAGTGCGCCCCAGGGGTCTCGACATCCATCTCGAGGTTCCCAGACCGACAGACAGATTTGCATGGAAGGAGTTCTTTGGCAATCCTCTGCCTCAAGTATCAGGCTCACATTATCCCTAGAAGCCTGCTGCCTATGACCACTGCTATGATGCCACACTTTCCCTAACGGAACTTGACCCTTCCTGAACTtgacactaaggccggggtcacacttgtgagtgtggtgCAAGAAACTCACACATCAATACTTGGCACTTCTGCCGGCACTCGGacaggagcgtgtggctgcatgtatttctatgcagccacacactctggtcccgagtgtcgACGGCAGTGCTggctattgatgcgcgagtttctcgcatcacactcgcaagtgtgacctcggcctaacaCTCAGTTCCCCCTATCCAATCTGGGCCATAGTTAACCCTGTCTAGGCTAAACTGCAATCCCAGAGGGTTTTACTTGCAGATGACATGCATtactataaaatacatttaaccactTGGGGTGTCAGAGAGCAGAACATCATCTCCACCACTCCTTCACATCCATGCTCCAAATTATATTGTGTTTTTGTTAatcatgtgacacattccctttaaattcaTGAGGGTATAGATGGCAgcattgtggctcagtggttagcattgcagccttacAGCACTGaggccctgggttcaaatctcaccaaggacaatgtCTATAAGgaatttgtgtgggtttcctttcacattccaaaaacatactgataggaaacTTACATAGTGAGTCCAAATAATGTCTGTAGAGTGCTGAGTGAAAAAAGAAATACATTTAGGAAATCAGTCGTTCAATATAAAGCTCACTGTGAATGTGTCTAGATGCAAGCAGCTCCAGTCCTGAAAAAAAGGGCAATGAAACAAGATAGATTGCTTTTTTAGTTATTGCGGGCTATTCCTACTTTATCATTTTGACGCCATATAGCTATATATAGCCATATAGCCAATAAATCAGATAAGTTCAGATTACAATATACTTTTATATCAGATACTCACTAGGTTTCTACCTTAGCGTCTTCTCATACCTTGGGATAGGAGCAGTGCTAGCCATTGTTAAAGAAGCACATAACATATAAGAATTATATcaggcagagatcttgaaaatggtgtTTGGTGGTTAAAGGGAATAGCTGTCTCTGGCTGAGATGTTAACTGTCAAGAACTTCCAGGGCAGTCCATAAAAATAAGGCACTTTTTTGCTCtgtctgtaaaaaatatttaaGGCGTCCATGATTTTTTGGAAGCTGAAGAATTTTATACGGATTAATTTGAttataattatcatcattttaaagTTTGCCGTAAATGTAGCTAATGTCTTCATGTTTTATATTCCTAGTTGACAACCAAAGTTTATCGCCAACCCAGAACACAGGCCCCACAGACCATCTTTTGTctgcaaaaaaattatatttactcTGAGCCTCCCCAATAATCCTTTGGACCTCCCGCCATTACTCCCCCAGGCGCTGGACTGCGCCATCCACCCCTAGGCACCCAGACTCCAAGCGGGAGAACTCCCCAAAATGTGGATggaaaccataattacagaaaaagggGGATGTGCCCATTGATTGATTAATACGGTTGTTAAAAGCAAACTTAGCCAAAGGCAAAGCCgcacaccaatcatcctgtctggcAGTGGACAGAGAGCACAAAAtttgctccaaagactgattggtccgctcagtctgtccATTGGCTTCTGGGtgataagcggacaaaaaggagaaCACAACCCAACCTCCTGCGAAACACCCTCCAAAATGTGGATACAAACTGCATCCCCTTTTCAGACACCACACTCAAGGGAATGCCATGCAAATTCACCTCATGCTCCACAAACAACCTGGAGAAAGACTCCGCAGTGGGCAAAGCAGTTAAGggtacaaaatgtgcctgtttactAAATTTGTCTATCACCACCCAAACAACAGTATTACCCTTGGAAGGATGGAGattggtgataaagtccatggagaaATGAGTACATGGCCTATCatgaattggcaaaggcaccaaatccCCAGCTGGCTGGCTATGGGAACTTTTTGCATGGgcacatacagtgcctaaaagtagtattcaaccccctgcagatttagcaggtttaataagatgcaaataagttagagccttcaaacttcaaacaagagcaggatttattaacagatgcataaatcttacaaaccaaaaagttttgttgctcagttaaatttttataaattttaaacataaaagtgtgggtcaattattcttcaacccctaggtttaatattttgtggaataacccttgtttgcaattacagctaataatcgtcttttataagacctgatcaggccggcacaggtctctggagttatcttggcccactcctccatgcagatcttctccaagttatctaggttctttgggtgtctcatgtggactttaatcttgagctccttccacaagttttcaattgggttaaggtcaggagactgactaggccactgcaacaccttgtttttttgcctcttgaaccatgccttggttttcttggctgtgtgctttgggtcgttgtgttgttggaagatgaaatgacgacccatcttaagatccttgatggaggagcagaggttcttgtccaaaatctccaggtaggccgtgctatccatcatcccatggatgcggaccagatggccaggccccttggctgagaaacagccccacagcatgatgctgccaccaccatgcttgactgtagggatggtattcttggggtcgtatgcagtgccatccagtctccaaatgtcatgtgtgtggttggcaccaaagatctcgatcttggtctcatcagaccagagaaccttgaaccagtcagtctcagagtcctccaagtgatcatgagcaaactgtagacaagccttgacatgacgctttgaaagtaaaggtaccttacgggctcgtctggaacggagaccattgcggtggagtacgttacttatggtattgactgaaaccaatgtccccactgccatgagatcttcccggagctccttccttgttgtccttgggttagccttgactcttcggacaagcctggcctcggcacgggaggaaactttcaaaggctgtccaggccgtggaaggctaacagtagttctataagccttccacttccggatgatgctcccaacagtggagacaggtaggcccaactccttggaaagggttttgtacccttgccagccttgtgaccctccacgatcttgtctctgatggccttggaatgctcctttgtctttcccatgttgaccatgtttgagtgctgttcacaagtttggggagggtcttaaatagtcagaaaaggctggaaaaagagataattaatccaaacatgtgaagctcattgttctttgtgcctgaacttcttcttaatactttaggggaaccaaacagaattctggtgggttgaggggttgaataataaatgaccctctgaaaaaacttttcccaatttaaaaaaaaacaaaacaaagaaataacattcttttttgctgcagtgcatttcacacttccaggctgatctacagtccaaatgtcacaatgccatgttaattccaaatgtgtaaacctgctaaatctgcagggggttgaatactacttgtaggcactgtacctcACAGGCAGACCCAAATTTCCCAATATCTGAGGCTAGAGAGGGCCACCAAAAAAATCCTCGAGATGGCCCTATGGGTTGCCGAGATTCCAGGATGTCCACTCAAGACTGAGTAATGGAACTCCCTGAGGACCCTGAGACAAAACTGACGTAGCACAAACAACCTATCAACCAGGTAAGATGGAGGAGCCAGCGACTGAGCCTCCTGGATCCCTTGCTCCAAATCAGAGGAAACATCAGCCACTAGCACCCCAGGCTACGGGACAAACCATCGGCCTTGACATTTTTGGACCTAGGCCGAAAGGTGATCAAGAACTGGAAtcgagaaaaaaaaagtgaccatctcGCCTGCCTCGGGGTCAACCTCTTGGCAGACTCAGTGTAAGCCAGGTTATTGTGGTCAGCAACCACAGTGATAGGATGTACCATCACCTCCAAAAaattcctccattcttcaaaagccaacatcataattcttctctgccgaGGAGAACTTcttagaaaagaaggcacagggcCTTAATTTGGTCAAAGTGGCGGGCCCTTGGGACAACACCGCTCCCACACCCACCTATGAGTTGTTCACCTCAACAATAAATAGTTTACAGGAATCTGGCTGAATTAGAACCGGAGCAGACATGCAACTCTTTTTAAGGTTAAAAACGCCACCACAGCTGAGGCTGACCAATGATATCTGCCCCCTTTTGAGTCAGATCTGTGAGGGGTTTGAACACCTGCGAAAGCCCCCTTATAAACATCCGATAATAATTAGCGAATCCTAAGAAGTATTGCAGGCCTTTCAAATCTCTGGGTTGAACCCAATccacaatggcctgaaccttcctagGATCCATAAGAAAGCCCTCAGCAGACACAATAAACCCCAGAAAAGACTGTTCCTGAACAAAGAATGAACATTTTTCTAACTTGGCAAAGAAAAAGATCTCCCGGAGTCTTTGGAGAACTGCACGTAGATGACTAATTTGAGCCTGCTTATCAGGTGAGTAAATGAGTATGTTGTCCAAATATACAACCATAAAATGCCCAATACAATCAGAGAACATGCAATTAATGAAATTATgtaaaactgcaggagcattagtTAACCCGAAGGGCATAACCAGGTTTTCAAACAGTCCCTATGAGGTgagaaaagccgttttccactcatctccctcccATACCCGGATCAGATTATATGCTCCCcgtagatccagtttagaaaaccatttggccccagacaattggttatacatagggttgagcgaaacgggtcggcaattttcagaagtcgccgacttttggcaaagtcgggtttcatgaaacccgacccgacccctgtgtggggtcggccatgaagtcggcgatcttctgaatctggaatcggaattccgataccgattcccgatatgtttaagatatcgggaattggtatcggaattcagatttacgtgtaaaataaagaattaaaataaaaaatatcgctatacttaccatctgacgggccctggtactaaccgggaaccttccttccttagaatcagccttccaggacctcgcggtgacgtcacggtgacgtcgcggcttgtgattggtcgcgcggccgcccatgtgactgctcgcgcgaccaatcacaagccgcgacgtcaccgtgacgtcaccgaaggtcctggaagggctgattcttaggaaggaaggctgccggaacgaagcagggcgtgtccgagggtgagcatatacctaataggaatatactcaccctcggcttcgttccggcagccttccttcctaagaatcagcccttccaggaccttcggtgacgtcacggtgatgtcgcggcttgtgattggtcgcgcgagcggtcacatgggcggccgtgcgaccaatcacaagccgcgacgtcaccgtgacgtcaccgcgaggtcctggaaggctgattctaaggaaggaaggttcccagttagtaccagggccc
This window harbors:
- the LOC143766858 gene encoding uncharacterized protein LOC143766858 isoform X1, which codes for MCAAFMLMIFLYMAVSTKGVSNQCDKIDGTTLIWSNCNSYSIVTLNNKGINEIETNRESYYGNVSTLDLSNNKIKVLPDGFLSNAINLKVVHLQNNSLEGLPETFLKNSSNLQVLSLEGNQLSTIPESIFHDTLHNLTVDCKCNLVNNLMEKINSVPNLKAYCKLSSERANPLVFYEENCRIQYVALYIVLPILVIALIAGGVALYMWKRKTSSSTLQSKSAANMSPVHGQPRYMSTNMETTATTVQPGQKQDYENVFVGYLPTTETKPYGYGKNEHKTGTHSSKPTTEGKIHLESDVYEGDQPIYTNTQGIYYNYTEPRLRNSNSKEEEDVYILPDQ
- the LOC143766858 gene encoding uncharacterized protein LOC143766858 isoform X2, which gives rise to MCAAFMLMIFLYMAVSTKGVSNQCDKIDGTTLIWSNCNSYSIVTLNNKGINEIETNRESYYGNVSTLDLSNNKIKVLPDGFLSNAINLKVVHLQNNSLEGLPETFLKNSSNLQVLSLEGNQLSTIPESIFHDTLHNLTVDCKCNLVNNLMEKINSVPNLKAYCKLSSERANPLVFYEENCRIQYVALYIVLPILVIALIAGGVALYMWKRKTSSSTLQSKSAANMSPVHGQPRYMSTNMETTATTVQPGQKQDYENVFVGYLPTTETKPYGYGKNEHKTGTHSKPTTEGKIHLESDVYEGDQPIYTNTQGIYYNYTEPRLRNSNSKEEEDVYILPDQ